One Schistocerca nitens isolate TAMUIC-IGC-003100 chromosome 1, iqSchNite1.1, whole genome shotgun sequence DNA segment encodes these proteins:
- the LOC126234422 gene encoding uncharacterized protein LOC126234422 isoform X1 → MQKWCCSTTMLDWDSETNVVQRDLELMWNVLREENINNFQSNPTNVIQDLRKCLNLANSCKNALDQLEQDFLLLYEENTKALEANQAEIRKLELQKSQMCTSSHSGWPYIFGIPYFKGHDSFPAPPNQDAVEIRKKDYVTDINLPSSYRWKEQDKKNLIRAVTREIETSKLLLKGQRKSTADSELRFGDKEAHFSEEDYLEDISKLDWMKISTVDLKERHNTNECIGMWLSYLQPSINKNKWNKKEEEKLAQIAEKHNYQDWEKIAKELGTNRSAYQCIHHHQTRLNKNVAKKKWTEEENKKLEELVEHFRIGNFIPWNKIALCMEGRTKFQVYNHWAYTLHPSIKKGRFTKSEDAIILRGVKKYGADFGRISRYLPSRTSIQVRNRFNTFLQYQEPFKPWTAEEDEKLLDLVDKLGKGKWSQISKMFDNRNRTQIRHRYGAIQKWIKKNPGKRLNMTTRKVVANHCGPQKMLEVIENTKSTELPTGDLHEGELPTKLVKREHMKKTYVKPRVHKSTIGSAENVDHQLISFFKSGSGQFGNNKQIRYNKNENARFSQQVKMQLTVLCGNLTQKPTTFSKPDRKMLHFLKGENASPVVQCRTSRTSKLTTYSSMTLPAQSGTNGSTSKNTLFSIPPNYSTLAAFKTLTSFCQNLDCNKWSAEDKCVSQELSNDKHSQTSKKGSQSNVHLKKMSSTSSGGTSPTDGVRDFQSSISIWKDRLLSLFFWPKIMSEVPPPSLDNLTTANTTVNTKHSGHKEPKKVLRLRQKNEEALQKSKDFVTDTDANIHLEERDLKLQSKQREISKTSDLSNCEVTGAEKVASNYNEPKKISRPRRKKEKTKDFVTETDVNIHTEEEKLKLEPNKKISETSDTSKCKVTADEKGTSNNGESKKVLRPRQKKEQALQKTKEFATDTDANIHTEVKYLKLQSTKRKIPKISGSSNCEVTGAEKVTSNDMNPRKYQDLDKKKEEALKKTKNFVTNMDADIHTEEKDLTLQSKNRKISKISDSSNCEVTGAKKVTAKNNQKYPSVTAKNRQKGSSSKHTGKKRKA, encoded by the coding sequence TGGTGCTGCAGTACTACAATGCTGGACTGGGATTCAGAGACGAATGTTGTGCAGAGAGATTTGGAGTTAATGTGGAATGTGCTGAgagaagaaaacatcaacaacttCCAGTCAAATCCTACCAATGTGATTCAAGATCTACGGAAGTGTTTGAATCTTGCCAATAGCTGCAAAAATGCATTGGATCAACTTGAACAGGATTTTCTATTGCTGTATGAAGAAAACACAAAAGCCTTGGAAGCAAATCAGGCAGAGATAAGAAAACTTGAGTTACAGAAATCTCAGATGTGTACTTCGTCACACAGTGGATGGCCATACATTTTTGGCATTCCATACTTTAAAGGCCATGATTCTTTTCCTGCCCCTCCCAATCAAGATGCAGTTGAGATACGAAAGAAAGACTATGTCACAGACATAAACTTACCTTCTTCGTATCGATGGAAAGAACAGGACAAAAAGAATTTGATTAGAGCTGTAACAAGAGAAATAGAAACTTCCAAATTGCTATTGAAGGGTCAGAGAAAATCCACAGCAGATAGTGAACTAAGATTCGGTGATAAAGAGGCCCATTTTTCGGAAGAAGATTATTTGGAAGATATTTCAAAACTTGATTGGATGAAGATATCCACAGTTGACCTGAAAGAAAGGCATAATACCAATGAGTGTATAGGAATGTGGCTTAGTTATCTGCAgccttcaataaataaaaataaatggaataaaaaagaggaagaaaaattaGCACAGATTGCAGAAAAACATAACTATCAGGATTGGGAAAAAATAGCAAAAGAACTAGGGACAAATCGGTCAGCTTATCAGTGCATACATCACCACCAGACTCGCTTgaataaaaatgtagcaaaaaagAAGTGgactgaagaagaaaacaaaaaactggAAGAATTAGTGGAGCATTTCCGCATAGGTAATTTTATTCCATGGAATAAAATTGCTTTATGTATGGAAGGTCGTACAAAGTTTCAAGTTTATAACCACTGGGCGTACACTCTCCATCCTTCTATAAAAAAAGGAAGATTTACAAAATCTGAAGATGCTATAATTTTAAGAGGAGTGAAGAAATATGGAGCAGACTTTGGACGAATTTCAAGGTATTTGCCAAGTCGTACTTCTATACAAGTACGGAATAGATTCAACACATTTCTACAATATCAGGAACCATTTAAGCcctggactgcagaagaagatgaaAAGCTCTTAGACTTAGTAGATAAACTGGGTAAAGGGAAGTGGAGCCAGATAAGTAAAATGTTTGATAatcgaaacagaacacaaattcGACACAGGTATGGTGCAATACAAAAGTGGATTAAAAAAAATCCTGGAAAACGTTTAAACATGACTACTCGAAAAGTGGTTGCCAACCATTGTGGCCCACAAAAAATGTTGGAAGTTATAGAAAACACTAAGTCAACAGAACTTCCAACTGGTGACTTACATGAAGGTGAACTACCTACAAAGTTAGTGAAACGTGAACATATGAAAAAAACATATGTAAAACCACGTGTACACAAGAGTACCATTGGCAGTGCTGAAAATGTAGATCatcaactgatttctttctttaaatctGGCAGTGGACAGTTTGGGAACAACAAACAGATTCGCTACAACAAGAATGAAAATGCCCGTTTCTCACAACAAGTAAAAATGCAGCTTACTGTTCTGTGTGGTAACTTAACACAGAAACCCACAACTTTCTCCAAGCCTGATAGAAAAATGCTTCACTTTCTGAAGGGGGAGAATGCCTCTCCCGTGGTACAATGTCGGACAAGTAGAACATCAAAGCTAACTACATATTCTAGTATGACCCTTCCGGCACAAAGCGGTACTAATGGCAGCACTTCAAAAAATACACTGTTTAGTATTCCACCAAATTACAGTACTCTTGCAGCATTTAAAACACTTACCTCTTTTTGCCAAAATTTGGACTGTAATAAATGGTCTGCAGAGGACAAATGTGTTTCGCAAGAATTGTCGAATGATAAACATAGCCAGACAAGTAAGAAAGGAAGTCAGTCAAATGTTCACTTGAAGAAGATGTCATCTACAAGTTCAGGAGGTACATCCCCAACTGATGGTGTAAGGGATTTCCAGTCAAGTATTTCAATTTGGAAAGATCGACTGTTGTCTTTGTTTTTTTGGCCAAAAATAATGTCTGAGGTGCCTCCACCATCTCTGGACAACTTAACCACTGCAAACACAACTGTAAATACAAAACATTCAGGTCACAAAGAGCCCAAGAAAGTATTGAGACTTAGACAAAAAAATGAGGAAGCTTTGCAGAAAAGTAAAGATTTTGTTACGGACACTGATGCAAATATTCATCTAGAAGAGAGAGATCTAAAGTTACAATCAAAGCAGAGGGAAATTTCAAAAACCTCAGACTTATCTAACTGTGAAGTTACTGGTGCTGAGAAAGTAGCTTCGAATTACAATGAACCCAAGAAAATATCAAGACCTAgacgaaaaaaagagaaaacaaaagattttgttacagagactgatGTAAATATCCATACAGAAGAGGAAAAACTAAAGTTAGAACCAAATAAGAAAATTTCAGAAACCTCAGATACATCTAAGTGTAAAGTGACTGCTGATGAGAAAGGAACTTCAAATAATGGTGAATCCAAGAAAGTATTGAGACCTAGACAAAAAAAAGAGCAAGCTTTGCAGAAAACTAAAGAGTTTGCTACAGACACTGACGCAAATATCCATACAGAAGTGAAATATCTAAAGTTACAATCAACAAAGAGGAAAATTCCAAAAATCTCAGGTTCCTCTAACTGTGAAGTTACTGGTGCAGAGAAAGTAACTTCAAATGACATGAACCCAAGAAAGTATCAAGATCTAGACAAAAAGAAAGAGGAAGCTTTGAAGAAAactaaaaattttgttacaaacatGGATGCAGATATCCATACAGAAGAGAAAGATCTAACGCTACAATCAAAGAACAGGAAAATTTCAAAAATCTCAGACTCATCTAACTGTGAAGTTACTGGTGCTAAGAAAGTAACAGCAAAAAACAATCAGAAGTACCCTTCCGTAACGGCAAAAAACAGACAAAAGGGTTCAAGTAGTAAACATACTGGGAAGAAACGGAAGGCATAG
- the LOC126234422 gene encoding uncharacterized protein LOC126234422 isoform X2: MLDWDSETNVVQRDLELMWNVLREENINNFQSNPTNVIQDLRKCLNLANSCKNALDQLEQDFLLLYEENTKALEANQAEIRKLELQKSQMCTSSHSGWPYIFGIPYFKGHDSFPAPPNQDAVEIRKKDYVTDINLPSSYRWKEQDKKNLIRAVTREIETSKLLLKGQRKSTADSELRFGDKEAHFSEEDYLEDISKLDWMKISTVDLKERHNTNECIGMWLSYLQPSINKNKWNKKEEEKLAQIAEKHNYQDWEKIAKELGTNRSAYQCIHHHQTRLNKNVAKKKWTEEENKKLEELVEHFRIGNFIPWNKIALCMEGRTKFQVYNHWAYTLHPSIKKGRFTKSEDAIILRGVKKYGADFGRISRYLPSRTSIQVRNRFNTFLQYQEPFKPWTAEEDEKLLDLVDKLGKGKWSQISKMFDNRNRTQIRHRYGAIQKWIKKNPGKRLNMTTRKVVANHCGPQKMLEVIENTKSTELPTGDLHEGELPTKLVKREHMKKTYVKPRVHKSTIGSAENVDHQLISFFKSGSGQFGNNKQIRYNKNENARFSQQVKMQLTVLCGNLTQKPTTFSKPDRKMLHFLKGENASPVVQCRTSRTSKLTTYSSMTLPAQSGTNGSTSKNTLFSIPPNYSTLAAFKTLTSFCQNLDCNKWSAEDKCVSQELSNDKHSQTSKKGSQSNVHLKKMSSTSSGGTSPTDGVRDFQSSISIWKDRLLSLFFWPKIMSEVPPPSLDNLTTANTTVNTKHSGHKEPKKVLRLRQKNEEALQKSKDFVTDTDANIHLEERDLKLQSKQREISKTSDLSNCEVTGAEKVASNYNEPKKISRPRRKKEKTKDFVTETDVNIHTEEEKLKLEPNKKISETSDTSKCKVTADEKGTSNNGESKKVLRPRQKKEQALQKTKEFATDTDANIHTEVKYLKLQSTKRKIPKISGSSNCEVTGAEKVTSNDMNPRKYQDLDKKKEEALKKTKNFVTNMDADIHTEEKDLTLQSKNRKISKISDSSNCEVTGAKKVTAKNNQKYPSVTAKNRQKGSSSKHTGKKRKA, from the coding sequence ATGCTGGACTGGGATTCAGAGACGAATGTTGTGCAGAGAGATTTGGAGTTAATGTGGAATGTGCTGAgagaagaaaacatcaacaacttCCAGTCAAATCCTACCAATGTGATTCAAGATCTACGGAAGTGTTTGAATCTTGCCAATAGCTGCAAAAATGCATTGGATCAACTTGAACAGGATTTTCTATTGCTGTATGAAGAAAACACAAAAGCCTTGGAAGCAAATCAGGCAGAGATAAGAAAACTTGAGTTACAGAAATCTCAGATGTGTACTTCGTCACACAGTGGATGGCCATACATTTTTGGCATTCCATACTTTAAAGGCCATGATTCTTTTCCTGCCCCTCCCAATCAAGATGCAGTTGAGATACGAAAGAAAGACTATGTCACAGACATAAACTTACCTTCTTCGTATCGATGGAAAGAACAGGACAAAAAGAATTTGATTAGAGCTGTAACAAGAGAAATAGAAACTTCCAAATTGCTATTGAAGGGTCAGAGAAAATCCACAGCAGATAGTGAACTAAGATTCGGTGATAAAGAGGCCCATTTTTCGGAAGAAGATTATTTGGAAGATATTTCAAAACTTGATTGGATGAAGATATCCACAGTTGACCTGAAAGAAAGGCATAATACCAATGAGTGTATAGGAATGTGGCTTAGTTATCTGCAgccttcaataaataaaaataaatggaataaaaaagaggaagaaaaattaGCACAGATTGCAGAAAAACATAACTATCAGGATTGGGAAAAAATAGCAAAAGAACTAGGGACAAATCGGTCAGCTTATCAGTGCATACATCACCACCAGACTCGCTTgaataaaaatgtagcaaaaaagAAGTGgactgaagaagaaaacaaaaaactggAAGAATTAGTGGAGCATTTCCGCATAGGTAATTTTATTCCATGGAATAAAATTGCTTTATGTATGGAAGGTCGTACAAAGTTTCAAGTTTATAACCACTGGGCGTACACTCTCCATCCTTCTATAAAAAAAGGAAGATTTACAAAATCTGAAGATGCTATAATTTTAAGAGGAGTGAAGAAATATGGAGCAGACTTTGGACGAATTTCAAGGTATTTGCCAAGTCGTACTTCTATACAAGTACGGAATAGATTCAACACATTTCTACAATATCAGGAACCATTTAAGCcctggactgcagaagaagatgaaAAGCTCTTAGACTTAGTAGATAAACTGGGTAAAGGGAAGTGGAGCCAGATAAGTAAAATGTTTGATAatcgaaacagaacacaaattcGACACAGGTATGGTGCAATACAAAAGTGGATTAAAAAAAATCCTGGAAAACGTTTAAACATGACTACTCGAAAAGTGGTTGCCAACCATTGTGGCCCACAAAAAATGTTGGAAGTTATAGAAAACACTAAGTCAACAGAACTTCCAACTGGTGACTTACATGAAGGTGAACTACCTACAAAGTTAGTGAAACGTGAACATATGAAAAAAACATATGTAAAACCACGTGTACACAAGAGTACCATTGGCAGTGCTGAAAATGTAGATCatcaactgatttctttctttaaatctGGCAGTGGACAGTTTGGGAACAACAAACAGATTCGCTACAACAAGAATGAAAATGCCCGTTTCTCACAACAAGTAAAAATGCAGCTTACTGTTCTGTGTGGTAACTTAACACAGAAACCCACAACTTTCTCCAAGCCTGATAGAAAAATGCTTCACTTTCTGAAGGGGGAGAATGCCTCTCCCGTGGTACAATGTCGGACAAGTAGAACATCAAAGCTAACTACATATTCTAGTATGACCCTTCCGGCACAAAGCGGTACTAATGGCAGCACTTCAAAAAATACACTGTTTAGTATTCCACCAAATTACAGTACTCTTGCAGCATTTAAAACACTTACCTCTTTTTGCCAAAATTTGGACTGTAATAAATGGTCTGCAGAGGACAAATGTGTTTCGCAAGAATTGTCGAATGATAAACATAGCCAGACAAGTAAGAAAGGAAGTCAGTCAAATGTTCACTTGAAGAAGATGTCATCTACAAGTTCAGGAGGTACATCCCCAACTGATGGTGTAAGGGATTTCCAGTCAAGTATTTCAATTTGGAAAGATCGACTGTTGTCTTTGTTTTTTTGGCCAAAAATAATGTCTGAGGTGCCTCCACCATCTCTGGACAACTTAACCACTGCAAACACAACTGTAAATACAAAACATTCAGGTCACAAAGAGCCCAAGAAAGTATTGAGACTTAGACAAAAAAATGAGGAAGCTTTGCAGAAAAGTAAAGATTTTGTTACGGACACTGATGCAAATATTCATCTAGAAGAGAGAGATCTAAAGTTACAATCAAAGCAGAGGGAAATTTCAAAAACCTCAGACTTATCTAACTGTGAAGTTACTGGTGCTGAGAAAGTAGCTTCGAATTACAATGAACCCAAGAAAATATCAAGACCTAgacgaaaaaaagagaaaacaaaagattttgttacagagactgatGTAAATATCCATACAGAAGAGGAAAAACTAAAGTTAGAACCAAATAAGAAAATTTCAGAAACCTCAGATACATCTAAGTGTAAAGTGACTGCTGATGAGAAAGGAACTTCAAATAATGGTGAATCCAAGAAAGTATTGAGACCTAGACAAAAAAAAGAGCAAGCTTTGCAGAAAACTAAAGAGTTTGCTACAGACACTGACGCAAATATCCATACAGAAGTGAAATATCTAAAGTTACAATCAACAAAGAGGAAAATTCCAAAAATCTCAGGTTCCTCTAACTGTGAAGTTACTGGTGCAGAGAAAGTAACTTCAAATGACATGAACCCAAGAAAGTATCAAGATCTAGACAAAAAGAAAGAGGAAGCTTTGAAGAAAactaaaaattttgttacaaacatGGATGCAGATATCCATACAGAAGAGAAAGATCTAACGCTACAATCAAAGAACAGGAAAATTTCAAAAATCTCAGACTCATCTAACTGTGAAGTTACTGGTGCTAAGAAAGTAACAGCAAAAAACAATCAGAAGTACCCTTCCGTAACGGCAAAAAACAGACAAAAGGGTTCAAGTAGTAAACATACTGGGAAGAAACGGAAGGCATAG